The proteins below come from a single Bubalus kerabau isolate K-KA32 ecotype Philippines breed swamp buffalo chromosome 19, PCC_UOA_SB_1v2, whole genome shotgun sequence genomic window:
- the MAGEL2 gene encoding MAGE-like protein 2 yields MSQLSKNLGDPSPPEEAPKPAVYSRPTVLMRAPPASSRAPPVPWDPPPIDLQASLAAWQAPQPAWEAPQGQPPAPVASMSQPPSLGGPMVQAPPLGGPMGKPPTPGVLMIHPPPPGAPLAQPPTPGVLMMHPSAPGAPMAHPPPPGTPMAHPPPPGTPMAHPPPPGTPMVHPPPPGTPMTHPPPPGTPMAHPPPPPATPMAHPPPPGTPMAQPPAPGVLIPQPLTPGVLMVQPPAPGAPIAQPPPPAPLMAQPPPLGAPMAKPPGPGVLMIHPAGSRPPITQPPATGAPIVQPPAPAPPAQPMASWAPQAQPLILQIQSQVIRAPPPVPQGPQAPPAPLATPPGWQATSPGWQAPPQGWPATPLGWSTTQVTWPGPTIAWQAPLSVRPGPPPIRPGPPPIRPGPPPIRQAPPPIRQAPPLIRQAPPPIRPAPQVLATPPPLWQALPPPPPLRQAPQTRLPTPQLRAAPPIRAAPQVPTAPPAPQMPTAPPAVPQAPPTVMPAPLPVPLSAPQAVHCPPIIWQAPKGQPPVPQEMPTSMEFQEVQQAQASLAWQAPKAQGQFWQSLPTQEAQRQGPPLVQLEQPFQGAPASQKALQIQLPTQQAQLSGSQAELPSMQLQPSWQGPSAALQGQPGAPLAGANFPMGSAKSLMTPSGESRASSMDRRTSSKDRRTSSKERKAPLKDRMIFGGTFCAPRAIPTAGAHLPTPWKNLPTTSETFNATPRVFPSTSQFQPASSNAFKGPSATSEAPKSLPFTLQDPFACIEALPAIPWVPQPNVNSSKASKAGPSILMATAAAPQVMAITQEASKTSAEPPRRSGKATRKKKHLNTEEGDSSGKMLNMCRWQAPRHWESLDLNDWEVQTPIQFLCDWEGPSTSRILSGWEGLSTSQILSGWEGPSTSWALSAWEGPSTSRALGLWESPVSPPSLIISELPTLAQGCGATQYDPKLETQPLSPLDERANALVQFLLVKDQAKVPIKRSEMVKFIIREYKDECLEIISRASHKLECVFGYQLKEIDPQNHSYILINKGRKGDTGASYLDRPKLGLLMVVLSLIFMKGNCVREDLIFTFLCKLGLNIRETHGLFGNTKKLITEVFVREKYLEYRRIPFTEPEEHEFLWGPRAFLETSKMIVLKFLARLYKKDPRCWPYQYYEALAECESEDLDEDESGPDDKTDDPTSSPPPH; encoded by the coding sequence ATGTCGCAGCTAAGTAAGAATCTGGGAGATCCGAGTCCCCCGGAGGAGGCCCCTAAGCCCGCGGTTTATAGCCGCCCTACGGTTCTGATGCGGGCCCCGCCCGCCTCCTCGCGGGCCCCTCCAGTCCCTTGGGACCCACCTCCGATTGATTTGCAGGCTTCACTGGCCGCTTGGCAGGCACCGCAGCCTGCTTGGGAGGCTCCGCAGGGCCAGCCGCCTGCCCCCGTGGCATCCATGTCCCAGCCTCCGTCCCTAGGGGGCCCGATGGTCCAGGCTCCCCCTCTGGGGGGCCCGATGGGCAAGCCTCCGACTCCCGGAGTCTTGATGATCCATCCTCCACCTCCGGGAGCCCCGCTGGCCCAGCCTCCGACTCCTGGGGTCCTGATGATGCATCCTTCGGCTCCCGGAGCCCCCATGGCACATCCTCCTCCTCCGGGGACCCCAATGGcacatcctcctcctcctgggaccCCGATGGCCCATCCTCCTCCTCCCGGGACCCCGATGGTGCACCCTCCTCCTCCGGGGACTCCAATGACgcaccctcctcctcctgggaCCCCGATGGCACATCCTCCTCCTCCGCCGGCGACCCCAATGGCCCATCCTCCCCCTCCGGGGACCCCAATGGCACAGCCTCCAGCTCCGGGAGTCCTGATTCCCCAGCCTCTGACTCCGGGAGTCCTGATGGTTCAGCCTCCTGCTCCGGGAGCTCCGATAGCCCAGCCTCCACCTCCGGCACCCCTGAtggcccagcctcctcctctaGGAGCCCCGATGGCCAAGCCTCCAGGTCCTGGAGTCCTGATGATCCATCCTGCAGGCTCAAGACCTCCGATCACCCAGCCTCCAGCGACAGGAGCCCCGATAGTTCAGCCACCGGCGCCGGCCCCACCTGCGCAGCCTATGGCTTCCTGGGCTCCACAGGCTCAGCCTCTGATCCTGCAGATCCAGTCACAGGTTATAAGGGCTCCTCCGCCGGTTCCCCAGGGCCCACAGGCCCCGCCGGCGCCGCTGGCCACTCCCCCGGGCTGGCAGGCCACCTCGCCAGGATGGCAGGCCCCACCACAAGGCTGGCCAGCCACACCCCTGGGCTGGTCGACCACACAGGTCACCTGGCCTGGTCCGACAATCGCTTGGCAGGCACCTCTATCTGTGCGCCCTGGGCCACCACCCATCCGCCCTGGCCCACCGCCCATCCGCCCGGGCCCACCGCCCATTCGCCAGGCCCCACCCCCAATACGCCAGGCACCGCCACTGATCCGCCAGGCACCGCCACCCATCCGCCCTGCCCCGCAGGTCCTGGCTACCCCACCGCCTCTCTGGCAggccctgccacccccaccaccactgcGGCAGGCCCCGCAAACCCGACTGCCTACCCCGCAGTTGAGGGCGGCCCCGCCAATTCGGGCGGCCCCGCAGGTGCCAACAGCCCCTCCAGCACCGCAGATGCCGACCGCACCTCCTGCTGTCCCGCAGGCACCCCCAACCGTGATGCCGGCCCCTCTACCGGTCCCACTGTCGGCCCCTCAGGCTGTGCACTGCCCACCCATCATCTGGCAGGCACCAAAAGGCCAACCTCCAGTGCCACAGGAGATGCCAACGTCCATGGAGTTCCAGGAAGTGCAGCAAGCCCAGGCCAGTCTGGCCTGGCAGGCTCCGAAGGCCCAGGGGCAATTCTGGCAGTCCCTGCCCACACAGGAGGCCCAGAGGCAGGGCCCACCACTGGTTCAGCTGGAGCAGCCCTTTCAGGGGGCCCCCGCCTCCCAAAAGGCCCTGCAAATCCAACTACCCACCCAGCAGGCCCAGCTCTCGGGCTCGCAGGCAGAGCTGCCATCCATGCAACTCCAGCCCTCCTGGCAGGGCCCCTCTGCAGCCCTGCAGGGCCAGCCTGGAGCCCCCTTAGCAGGGGCAAATTTTCCCATGGGCTCTGCTAAATCATTGATGACTCCATCAGGAGAATCTAGGGCTTCTTCTATGGACCGAAGGACCTCTTCAAAAGATCGTAGGACCTCTTCAAAGGAACGCAAGGCTCCTCTAAAGGACCGGATGATCTTCGGTGGCACTTTCTGTGCTCCCAGGGCAATCCCAACTGCTGGAGCACACCTGCCGACTCCCTGGAAAAACTTGCCTACCACATCTGAGACCTTTAATGCCACCCCAAGGGTCTTTCCATCTACCTCCCAGTTCCAGCCTGCCTCTTCTAATGCCTTCAAGGGCCCATCTGCCACCTCAGAGGCCCCAAAGTCACTGCCATTTACTCTGCAGGATCCGTTTGCCTGCATTGAGGCCCTGCCTGCAATCCCATGGGTTCCACAGCCCAATGTGAATTCCTCAAAGGCGTCCAAGGCAGGACCCAGTATCCTGATGGCGACTGCAGCTGCCCCACAAGTGATGGCCATCACTCAAGAGGCCTCAAAGACCTCGGCTGAGCCACCACGTCGCTCAGGCAAGGCCACCCGGAAGAagaagcatctgaatacagaagAGGGGGATAGCAGTGGCAAGATGCTGAACATGTGTCGCTGGCAGGCCCCCAGGCACTGGGAAAGTCTAGACTTGAACGACTGGGAGGTGCAAACCCCTATCCAATTCCTGTGTGACTGGGAGGGCCCAAGCACCTCCCGAATCCTGAGTGGCTGGGAGGGCCTGAGTACCTCCCAGATCCTGAGTGGCTGGGAAGGGCCCAGCACTTCTTGGGCCCTGAGTGCCTGGGAGGGCCCGAGCACCTCAAGGGCCCTGGGTCTCTGGGAAAGCCCAGTTAGCCCTCCGTCCTTGATCATCTCTGAGCTCCCTACTCTTGCTCAGGGATGTGGTGCCACCCAATATGATCCCAAGCTGGAGACTCAACCACTGTCTCCCTTGGATGAGCGAGCAAATGCACTGGTGCAGTTCCTCTTGGTTAAGGACCAAGCCAAGGTGCCCATTAAGCGCTCAGAGATGGTGAAATTCATCATCCGTGAATATAAAGATGAGTGCTTAGAAATCATCAGCCGTGCTAGCCACAAGCTGGAGTGTGTTTTTGGTTATCAGTTGAAGGAAATTGATCCCCAAAACCACTCTTATATTCTCATCAACAAGGGTAGAAAGGGTGACACAGGTGCGTCCTATTTGGACAGGCCCAAGTTAGGCCTCCTGATGGTGGTTCTGAGCCTTATCTTTATGAAAGGCAATTGTGTCAGGGAGGACCTGATCTTTACTTTTCTGTGCAAATTAGGGCTGAATATCCGGGAGACACATGGTCTCTTCGGAAATACAAAGAAGCTCATCACCGAAGTGTTTGTAAGGGAGAAGTACCTGGAGTACAGGCGGATCCCCTTTACTGAGCCAGAAGAGCATGAGTTCCTCTGGGGCCCCCGAGCATTCCTTGAAACCAGCAAGATGATTGTCCTGAAGTTTTTGGCCAGGCTGTATAAGAAAGATCCACGGTGCTGGCCGTACCAGTACTATGAAGCACTGGCAGAGTGTGAGTCTGAAGATCTGGATGAGGATGAGTCTGGCCCCGATGATAAAACCGACGACCCCACCAGCAGCCCCCCTCCCCATTAA